A region from the Acidimicrobiales bacterium genome encodes:
- a CDS encoding FAD-dependent monooxygenase has product MTSGLGSGRSVGLRVGIAGGGIAGLTLAAALEPHGFDLVVLERQPEVRDSGAGISLWPNARAALDVAGLGAVVRSLGRTLAEGGEKRLDGRVALNFSGRSFEAALGEGLVCVDRGELVRALTARIRPGTVRTSCAVTGFELDASGVTVRLADGASLAVDALVGADGINSAVASVLNGPLQTSYSGYAAWRGIAETSYPPDSDKLWACLAGGHEFGWMHVGDDRTYWFATS; this is encoded by the coding sequence ATGACCTCGGGTCTGGGGAGTGGGAGGAGCGTCGGTCTGAGAGTCGGAATCGCAGGTGGTGGGATCGCTGGGCTTACGTTGGCTGCTGCGCTGGAGCCGCACGGTTTTGACCTAGTCGTATTGGAGCGCCAGCCGGAGGTCCGCGATTCGGGAGCGGGGATCTCACTTTGGCCCAACGCGCGAGCGGCCCTGGACGTCGCGGGATTGGGGGCAGTAGTGCGTTCGCTGGGAAGAACTCTGGCCGAGGGTGGAGAGAAGAGACTTGACGGACGGGTCGCTTTAAACTTCTCGGGGCGTAGCTTCGAGGCGGCGCTGGGCGAGGGATTGGTATGTGTAGACCGCGGCGAACTCGTTCGCGCTCTAACAGCACGTATTCGCCCCGGCACGGTGCGGACCAGTTGCGCGGTCACCGGCTTCGAACTCGACGCTTCAGGAGTCACGGTCCGCCTGGCTGATGGAGCAAGCCTCGCCGTGGACGCTCTGGTGGGCGCGGACGGAATCAACTCTGCCGTCGCCAGCGTGCTGAACGGACCTCTACAAACGTCCTACAGCGGTTACGCCGCGTGGCGAGGAATCGCCGAAACCAGCTACCCACCCGACAGCGACAAACTCTGGGCCTGTCTTGCCGGAGGCCACGAGTTCGGCTGGATGCATGTTGGTGACGATCGCACCTACTGGTTCGCCACCTCCTGA
- a CDS encoding aromatic ring-hydroxylating dioxygenase subunit alpha, producing the protein MNAVAETGETESVWLREQWWPAIPSSRVRRKALATGVLDQDLVIFRGSGGQVAALSNRCAHRGVELSLGRVADGTLACRYHGWRYDTTGSCVEIPSLNGESIPSTAKVCSFNCVEQDGYVWVSLAKEPYQPNPPRIERFARTGGVQGSAILRCDWKMALENNLDWCHPVFTHPWTHPQFYMRLLHGSQDSPYELRTTESGFVMFWPPVGENDPTPEDPDVLVVFELPNRVTVSVRHLLGDKGPRIPATIFHFVPTGDGVCRVEFMFPVGGTRYWYTPRGGPILAQDRVVLESAQRTGARSQVSVKADASTLLFRRVLNLAAEGEWPEGRAAIAARKVVPARI; encoded by the coding sequence GTGAACGCAGTAGCTGAGACCGGGGAAACCGAAAGCGTCTGGCTCCGCGAGCAGTGGTGGCCGGCCATCCCGTCGAGCCGTGTCAGGCGGAAGGCCCTCGCCACCGGTGTGCTTGACCAGGATCTGGTCATCTTCCGAGGCAGCGGCGGGCAGGTAGCCGCCCTTTCCAACCGGTGCGCCCATCGCGGCGTCGAGTTGTCGCTCGGCAGAGTCGCTGACGGCACACTGGCTTGCCGCTATCACGGCTGGCGCTACGACACCACGGGTAGCTGCGTCGAGATTCCCTCCCTCAACGGGGAATCCATTCCTTCGACGGCCAAGGTGTGCTCATTCAACTGCGTGGAACAGGACGGCTACGTGTGGGTGTCGCTCGCCAAGGAGCCATACCAGCCGAACCCGCCGAGAATCGAAAGGTTCGCTCGCACAGGCGGGGTGCAGGGTTCAGCGATTCTCCGCTGCGACTGGAAGATGGCACTTGAGAACAACCTCGACTGGTGCCACCCGGTGTTCACTCACCCGTGGACCCACCCACAGTTCTATATGCGCCTCCTTCACGGCAGCCAGGACTCGCCCTACGAGCTGCGGACCACCGAATCAGGCTTCGTCATGTTCTGGCCGCCCGTGGGCGAGAACGACCCGACACCCGAGGACCCAGACGTTCTCGTAGTGTTCGAGCTTCCAAACAGGGTGACGGTCAGCGTCCGGCACCTCTTGGGTGACAAGGGACCCCGGATACCGGCGACGATCTTCCACTTCGTCCCCACAGGCGACGGTGTCTGCCGAGTGGAGTTCATGTTTCCGGTTGGCGGCACTCGTTACTGGTACACACCACGGGGAGGGCCGATTCTCGCCCAAGACCGGGTCGTCTTGGAAAGCGCACAGCGAACCGGGGCCAGAAGCCAGGTAAGTGTCAAAGCTGATGCCTCCACGCTCCTGTTCCGGCGGGTCCTCAACTTGGCCGCCGAAGGCGAATGGCCCGAAGGACGAGCCGCGATCGCAGCAAGAAAGGTCGTTCCGGCCCGGATCTGA